A part of Bacillus thuringiensis genomic DNA contains:
- a CDS encoding TlyA family RNA methyltransferase, which yields MSAKKERVDVLLVERGLIETREKAKRAVMAGLVYANEMRLDKPGEKIPQDTEITVKGQVMPYVSRGGYKLEKALETFHLDLQDKVMIDIGSSTGGFTDCALQNGAKLSYALDVGYNQLAWKLRQDERVVVMERTNFRYVTPADLERGLPQFASIDVSFISLKLILPVLKTMLMPNGDVAALIKPQFEAGREQVGKKGIVRDRKVHEAVVEMIVDFTIKEGYDVEGLTFSPITGGDGNIEFLIHLKWQGERENGENHSPVSVEQVVTEAHDVLKQKGKGE from the coding sequence ATGAGTGCAAAAAAAGAAAGAGTAGATGTACTATTAGTAGAGCGAGGACTTATAGAAACACGTGAGAAAGCAAAACGCGCCGTTATGGCCGGACTTGTATATGCGAATGAGATGAGACTTGATAAGCCAGGAGAGAAGATCCCACAAGATACAGAGATTACGGTGAAGGGGCAAGTTATGCCTTATGTAAGCCGTGGTGGTTATAAACTTGAAAAGGCATTAGAGACATTTCACCTGGATTTACAAGATAAAGTTATGATAGATATTGGTTCATCAACTGGTGGCTTTACAGATTGTGCGCTTCAAAATGGAGCGAAATTATCTTATGCATTAGATGTAGGATACAATCAACTTGCGTGGAAATTGCGTCAAGATGAGCGTGTTGTCGTAATGGAACGGACAAACTTCCGTTACGTGACACCAGCAGATTTAGAACGTGGTTTACCGCAATTTGCTAGTATCGATGTTTCATTTATATCATTAAAGCTTATACTGCCGGTTTTAAAAACAATGCTTATGCCTAATGGGGATGTAGCAGCGTTAATTAAACCACAGTTTGAAGCTGGAAGAGAGCAAGTTGGGAAAAAAGGTATCGTTCGTGATCGAAAAGTACATGAGGCTGTCGTGGAAATGATTGTCGACTTTACTATAAAAGAAGGATACGACGTAGAAGGTTTAACATTCTCACCAATTACGGGCGGGGATGGTAATATTGAATTTTTAATTCATCTGAAATGGCAGGGTGAACGTGAGAATGGCGAAAATCATTCTCCAGTTTCTGTTGAGCAAGTAGTTACAGAGGCGCACGATGTCCTAAAACAAAAAGGAAAAGGGGAATAA
- the argR gene encoding arginine repressor ArgR yields MNKGQRHIKIREIIANKEIETQDELVDILRNEGFNVTQATVSRDIKELHLVKVPLHDGRYKYSLPADQRFNPLQKLKRNLVDSFVKLDTAGHMLVLKTLPGNAHSLGALIDHLEWDEIIGTICGDDTCLIICRTPEDTGVVSDRFLNML; encoded by the coding sequence ATGAATAAAGGTCAGCGCCATATTAAAATCAGGGAAATTATTGCGAACAAAGAAATTGAAACACAAGATGAATTAGTTGATATTTTACGTAATGAGGGATTTAATGTAACGCAAGCAACAGTATCGCGCGATATTAAAGAACTGCACTTAGTGAAAGTGCCATTACATGATGGGCGCTATAAATATAGCTTGCCAGCAGATCAACGATTTAACCCGTTACAAAAATTAAAACGCAATCTAGTGGATTCATTTGTAAAATTAGACACGGCAGGACATATGCTTGTGCTAAAAACATTGCCTGGTAACGCTCATTCACTTGGAGCACTTATTGATCATTTAGAGTGGGATGAGATCATCGGAACCATCTGTGGTGATGATACTTGCTTAATTATTTGCCGTACACCTGAAGATACAGGTGTTGTCTCTGATCGTTTCTTAAATATGCTGTAA
- the dxs gene encoding 1-deoxy-D-xylulose-5-phosphate synthase, with product MDLTQIQNPSFLKDMSIGELEGLGEDIRKFLIEELSQTGGHIAPNLGVVELTIALHKLFDSPKDKFLWDVGHQSYVHKILTGRAKEFGTLRQYQGLCGFPKRCESEHDVWETGHSSTSLSAAMGMALARDLKKTKEYVIPIIGDGALTGGMALEALNHIGHEKTDMIVILNDNEMSIAPNVGALHNVLGRLRTAGKYHWVKDELEYILKKIPAVGGKVAATAEKIKDSLKYLLVSGVFFEELGFTYLGPVDGHDYEKLFETLQYAKKTKGPVLVHVITKKGKGYKPAESDVIGTWHGTGPYKIESGDFVKPKEVAPAWSAVVSDTVLKLARTDERIVAITPAMPVGSKLEKFQKEFPDRMIDVGIAEQHATTMAAGMATQGMKPFLAIYSTFLQRAYDQVVHDICRQNLNVFIGIDRSGLVGADGETHQGVFDIAFLRHLPNMVLMMPKDENEGQHLVYTAMQYEDGPIALRYARGNGLGVHMDEELKAIPIGTWETLKEGTQAAILTFGTTIPMAMEAAERLEKAGVSVKVVNARFIKPMDEAYLHDLLGKNIPILTIEEACLIGGFGTGVVEFASENGYHSALIERMGIPDRFIEHGSVTKLLEEIGLTTDAVVDRIHTMIPSKQKRA from the coding sequence GTGGATCTAACGCAAATTCAAAACCCTAGTTTTTTGAAAGATATGTCTATCGGTGAACTAGAGGGATTGGGTGAGGATATTCGTAAGTTTTTAATTGAAGAGCTCTCTCAAACAGGTGGACATATTGCACCTAATTTAGGTGTAGTAGAACTCACAATTGCTCTGCATAAATTATTTGATAGTCCGAAAGATAAATTTTTATGGGACGTAGGACATCAATCCTATGTACATAAAATTTTAACAGGACGTGCAAAGGAATTCGGTACATTAAGGCAATATCAAGGTCTATGTGGTTTCCCAAAACGTTGCGAGAGTGAGCACGATGTATGGGAAACTGGGCATAGCTCGACATCATTATCTGCTGCAATGGGAATGGCTCTAGCACGTGATTTAAAGAAAACGAAAGAATATGTTATACCAATCATTGGGGATGGTGCTCTAACAGGCGGAATGGCTTTAGAGGCATTGAACCATATTGGACATGAAAAAACAGACATGATTGTTATTTTGAATGATAATGAAATGTCAATTGCACCAAACGTTGGTGCGCTTCATAATGTGCTTGGACGTCTACGTACCGCAGGGAAATACCATTGGGTAAAAGATGAACTAGAGTATATATTGAAGAAAATCCCAGCAGTCGGTGGGAAAGTTGCTGCGACAGCAGAGAAAATAAAAGATAGTCTTAAATATTTACTAGTATCCGGTGTCTTTTTCGAAGAATTAGGCTTTACATATTTAGGTCCAGTTGATGGGCACGATTATGAAAAGTTATTCGAAACGTTGCAATATGCAAAGAAAACAAAAGGCCCAGTACTTGTTCATGTTATTACGAAAAAAGGAAAAGGTTATAAACCAGCTGAGAGTGATGTTATTGGAACTTGGCATGGAACAGGACCTTATAAAATTGAATCAGGTGACTTCGTTAAGCCGAAAGAAGTTGCACCAGCATGGAGTGCTGTTGTTAGTGATACAGTACTTAAGCTAGCGAGAACGGATGAGCGTATCGTTGCAATTACACCTGCAATGCCTGTTGGATCAAAACTTGAGAAATTCCAAAAAGAATTCCCGGACCGTATGATTGATGTAGGTATTGCAGAACAGCATGCTACAACAATGGCGGCGGGTATGGCAACACAAGGAATGAAGCCATTCTTAGCGATTTATTCAACATTTTTACAAAGAGCATATGATCAAGTTGTTCATGATATATGCCGCCAAAATTTAAATGTCTTCATCGGAATCGATCGCTCTGGTTTAGTAGGAGCAGATGGTGAAACGCATCAAGGTGTATTTGACATCGCATTCTTACGTCACTTACCGAATATGGTACTTATGATGCCGAAAGATGAAAATGAAGGGCAACATCTAGTATATACGGCGATGCAATATGAAGATGGACCAATCGCATTACGTTATGCGCGCGGTAATGGACTTGGTGTTCATATGGATGAAGAATTAAAGGCGATTCCAATCGGTACTTGGGAAACGTTAAAAGAAGGTACACAAGCGGCTATTTTAACATTTGGTACGACAATACCAATGGCAATGGAAGCAGCTGAGCGTCTTGAAAAGGCTGGAGTTTCAGTGAAAGTAGTGAACGCTCGCTTTATTAAACCGATGGATGAAGCATATTTACATGATCTCTTAGGGAAAAATATACCGATTTTAACGATTGAAGAAGCTTGCTTAATTGGTGGTTTTGGAACGGGAGTAGTTGAATTTGCGTCTGAGAACGGGTACCATAGTGCGTTAATTGAACGAATGGGTATTCCAGACCGTTTCATAGAGCACGGTAGTGTAACAAAATTATTAGAAGAAATTGGTTTAACGACAGATGCTGTTGTAGACCGTATTCATACAATGATTCCATCAAAACAAAAAAGGGCGTAA